A single genomic interval of Daucus carota subsp. sativus chromosome 1, DH1 v3.0, whole genome shotgun sequence harbors:
- the LOC135149891 gene encoding uncharacterized protein LOC135149891, whose translation MSDNKQFNSGNRYESIRVPMLKASEYPIWKVKMTMFLEATDPDFMDRIKDGPHVPTKLSIAVGEDQKLIPKEKKDFIPEDIASVSKDAKVKHLLHSALDNVMANRVIGCKTAKEIWDALEVKCQGTKAIKKNRKTILTQEYEHFESKSDESLTDVYDRFVKLLNDLSLVDKDYAMEDSNLKFLLALPEKWDLKATTIRDNNDLGEMDLDEIYGMLKTHELEMEKRCKRHGRKSRSVALKVEEEVEKKVSSKKKAKGKALVTKSETESSNSDDDDSNSDDESSNSNSMDEEEFKQMAALIVKTFKKMGYKNFGKNKRFSKKGSSTEQRSFKKTEGKDSKSGKLDKSKVKCYNCGEMGHFAPECKKGKTEKVLISRGRNWADTSDSEEEEVNYALMATTNKEPESSEPKGNRKNILALDSGC comes from the coding sequence atgtctgataACAAACAATTCAATTCCGGAAACCGTTATGAGTCCATCAGGGTTCCAATGCTGAAAGCTTCTGAGTATCCCATCTGGAAGGTCAAGATGACCATGTTCCTGGAAGCTACTGATCCTGACTTTATGGACAGAATCAAGGATGGTCCACATGTTCCAACAAAGCTTTCTATTGCAGTTGGAGAAGATCAAAAGCTGATTCCAAAGGAGAAGAAAGATTTCATTCCTGAAGACATAGCATCTGTAAGCAAGGATGCAAAGGTGAAACATCTGCTTCACAGTGCTTTAGACAATGTCATGGCTAACAGGGTAATTGGATGCAAGACAGCCAAGGAGATTTGGGATGCTTTGGAGGTCAAGTGCCAAGGAACTAAAGCCATTAAGAAAAATAGGAAGACAATACTCActcaggagtatgagcactttgagtCAAAGTCTGATGAGTCATTGACTGATGtttatgacagatttgtaaAGCTCTTGAATGATCTATCATTGGTTGATAAAGATTATGCtatggaagactcaaatctgaAGTTTCTTCTTGCTTTGCCTGAAAAGTGGGACTTGAAGGCAACCACAATCAGAGACAACAATGATCTTGGAGAGATGGATCTTGATGAGATTTATGGTATGCTGAAaacccatgaacttgagatggagaaAAGATGCAAGAGGCATGGGAGAAAATCAAGATCTGTGGCCCTCAAGGTTGAAGAAGAGGTTGAAAAGAAAGTCTCCAGCAAGAAGAAAGCAAAAGGGAAGGCCTTGGTGACAAAGTCTgaaactgagtcatcaaactctgatgatgatgactcaaactctgatgatgaatCTTCAAACTCTAACAGCATGGATGAAGAAGAGTTTAAGCAGATGGCTGCCTTGATAGTGAAAACCTTCAAGAAGATGGGTTACAAGAACTTTGGGAAGAATAAGAGATTCTCAAAGAAAGGTTCCTCAACCGAACAAAGAAGCTTCAAGAAGACTGAGGGTAAGGACAGCAAGTCTGGAAAGCTGGACAAATCCAAAGTCAAGTGCTATAATTGTGGAGAGATGGGACACTTTGCACCTGAGTGCAAGAAAGGGAAAACTGAGAAGGTTCTCATCTCTAGAGGCAGGAATTGGGCAGATACCTCAGACTCTGAGGAGGAAGAGGTGAATTATGCTCTTATGGCTACCACAAATAAAGAGCCTGAATCTTCTGAACCaaagggcaacaggaagaatatcctagctctggacagtggatgttaa
- the LOC108220551 gene encoding uncharacterized protein LOC108220551, with product MDKQFGKFLEVFKKLQINIPFAEALEQMPSYARFTKGILSKKLKLEELETVALTEECSAVLQQKLPPKLKDPGSFTIPCTIGELSFDKCLCDLGANINLMPLSIFMQLGLPELKPTSMSLQLADRSITYPRGIIEDVLVKVDKLIFPADFVILDFEEDKKIPIILGRPFLATAQTLIDVQKGELTMKVHDQMVTFNVFNAMKLPTDEESCFNVDAFDSSMLASSKRLLQTDALEAVLTGNEELADEDEMEQLQHLSASPWKRRFDAPIESLELSELKGSHEPLKPSVVEAPKLELKPLPDHLRYAFLGESSTLPVVISANLSGEEEDKLLRLLREFKTAIGWTIADI from the coding sequence ATGGACAAGCAGTTCGGGAAGTTCTTGGAGGTCTTCAAGAAACTTCAAATCAATATTCCATTTGCGGaggcactcgagcaaatgcccaGCTATGCACGGTTTACGAAGGGTATTCTATCTAAAAAGCTTAAGCTCGAGGAGTTGGAGACAGTGGCGTTGACGGAGGAATGCAGTGCAGTGTTGCAACAGAAATTACCTCCTAAACTGAAGGATCCAGGAAGCTTCACTattccttgcactattggggAGCTTTCTTTTGATAAATGCTTATGCGATCTGGGAGCCAACATCAATCTGATGCCATTGTCGATTTTTATGCAGCTTGGTTTACCAGAGCTCAAACCGACGAGCATGTCGCTGCAGCTAGCTGATCGGTCTATTACATACCCACGCGGTATAATCGAAGATGTGCTGGTCAAAGTCGACAAGCTGATTTTCCCAGCTGATTTTGTGATCCTCGATTTCGAGGAAGATAAGAaaattcctatcatcttgggacGACCCTTCTTAGCAACTGCCCAAACTTTGATTGATGTTCAAAAGGGTGAGCTCACAATGAAAGTGCATGACCAGATGGTAACCTTCAatgtattcaatgcaatgaagcTGCCAACCGATGAGGAGTCTTGTTTCAATGTGGATGCATTCGACTCGTCTATGCTAGCCAGCAGTAAGCGATTACTTCAAACTGATGCTTTAGAAGCAGTGCTTACTGGTAATGAGGAGTTAGCTGATGAAGATGAAATGGAACAACTCCAACATTTGAGTGCGTCTCCATGGAAGAGGAGGTTTGATGCACCTATCGAATCTCTTGAATTGTCCGAGTTGAAGGGCTCCCATGAGCCGTTGAAACCATCGGTTGTTGAAGCACCTAAGCTAGAACTTAAGCCACTGCCGGATCATTTGAGGTATGCATTCTTGGGTGAaagttctactcttcctgttgtTATTTCTGCTAACCTttcaggtgaggaagaggacAAGCTTCTACGGTTGCTAAGAGAGTTTAAGACGGCCATCGGCTGGACCATCGCCGATATCTAG
- the LOC108220559 gene encoding uncharacterized protein LOC108220559: MGETTENAVVDTKALKDFSMPKINDIQSSIIRSAIAANTFEIKPGTIQMVQNSVQFGGLPNEDPNMHIRNFIEICDTFKFNGVPDEAVKLRLFPFSLRDKAKGWLHSLPPNSVNTWEDLAQKFLTKFFPMAKTAALRNAISQFSQQMGETFCEAWERYKEMLRKCPHHGMPDWMQITCFYNGLGAQSKPMLDAASGGALWAKSCDEAYELIEMMAANEYQNPTQRLQQGKVAGVLDLDASTAIAAQLKALTMKVDSLASQGVQQPVVICELCAGTHPTDQCAISSESVQFVSNFQRGQQPAPATYHPNNRNHPNFSWNNNQNFQPQQQNFQQGPRQYNQAGSQQHYASKQPYHPPGFQNQGAAGQTSNERSELEELRLMCKSQAVSIKTLETQIGQIANALLNRPQGTLPSDIEANPGKKELKEQVQSITLRSGRVTKEQNSTAELDEEVEQHGEATLLTSPTSAKTGVDANLAFGKGDAIKEVEKEKLPI, translated from the coding sequence ATGGgtgaaacaacagaaaatgcAGTAGTAGACactaaggcattgaaggatttctcgaTGCCGAAGATCAATgacattcagtcgagcattATCAGGTCTGCGATAGCGGCTAACACTTTCGAAATCAAACCAGGCACCATTCagatggtccagaactcggttCAGTTTGGGGGTTTACCTAatgaagaccctaatatgcacATTCGGAATTTCATCGAGATCTGCGACACATTCAAGTTTAATGGAGTGCCTGATGAAGCTGTCAAGTTGAGGCTTTTCCCATTCTCattgagggataaagctaaaggGTGGTTGCACTCTTTGCCACCAAATTCAGTCaatacatgggaagatctagctcaaaAATTCCTCACTAAATTCTTTCCGATGGCGAAAACTGCAGCATTGAGGAATGCTATTTCACAATTCTCTCAGCAAATGGGCGAGACCTTTTGTGAAGCttgggagcgatataaggagatgcttCGGAAGTGTCCTCATCACGGCATGCCAGATTGGATGCAGATCACGTGTTTTTACAATGGTCTTGGAGCTCAGTCCaaacctatgcttgatgctgcttcagGTGGAGCTTTGTGGGCAAAAAGCTGTGATGAGGCTTACGagcttattgaaatgatggcggccaatgaatatcagaatcctactcagcgacTACAacaagggaaggtagccggagttCTTGATTTGGATGCTTCTACGGCCATTGCAGCTCAGCTCaaagctcttactatgaaggtcGATTCTCTGGCGAGTCAAGGTGTTCAACAGCCAGTTGTTATTTGTGAGCTTTGTGCCGGTACACACCcaactgatcagtgtgccatatcTAGTGAGTCGGTACAGTTCGTGAGCAATTTTCAGAGAGgacaacagcctgctccagctacatATCATCCTAATAATCgcaatcatccgaatttcagctggaacAACAACCAGAATTTCCAACCTCAACAACAAAATTTTCAGCAGGGGCCGAGACAGTACAATCAAGCTGGTTCGCAGCAGCACTACGCTtctaaacagccatatcaccctccAGGATTTCAAAACCAGGGTGCAGCAGGCCAAACCTCTAATGAGAGGTCGGAATTAGAGGAGCTGCGATTGATGTGCAAAAGTCAGGCCGTGTCAATAAAGACGTTGGAAACTCAAATTGGTCAGATAGCCAATGCCTTGCTAAACAGGCCgcaaggaactcttcctagcGACATCGAAGCTAATCCGGGCAAGAAGGAGTTGAAGGAGCAAGTGCAATCCATCACCTTACGATCCGGACGAGTGACAAAGGAACAAAACTCAACAGCAGAGCTGGATGAAGAAGTTGAACAGCATGGAGAGGCTACACTTCTTACCAGTCCAACTAGTGCAAAAACTGGTGTTGACGCTAATTTAGCTTTTGGCAAGGGGGATGCTATCAAGGAGGTTGAGAAGGAAAAGCTGCCAATATAG